The Oscillospiraceae bacterium DNA segment CGGGCAGAAGCTCGAGATCCAACGGTTCTTCAACGGCAATTACGGCTGTTACTGGCTGCATCTGAAGCCGCATATGGTCGACCCCGAAATGCCGGTCGTGGTGAAATTCGAATTTGAGGAACCGGTTAAGGCAGTTGATAAATGGGGCATTCTTTGGGAGAACGAGAAAAAGGCGTAGAGGTTGAGGTGAAGGAGGAGTAGTGAGCTGCAGAAATCACTTATTTTCTTTTGCTGTATTTATTGAAGCGATTAACATATATTTTATTTCATTCGCCAAAGAGAGGGGTTTTTGATAATCATACTCAAGCAAGTTTGTTCGTTCCAACAAGGTGAGCCAATAAATGCTCTCGCCGGTTTCTTTTAAAGCAATGTGAAGTTTGGAAATAAAATCTGCTTTGCTGTTGCCGTAGACTGCTTCATTGATGTTTGCACCGACGCTGGTCGCGCTGCGTAATAGCTGTTTGGCTATCGTGGTGTCTCGGCGTGTCTTTGAAAATGCTTCGTAAAACAATACGATTAGGACAGAAAA contains these protein-coding regions:
- a CDS encoding four helix bundle protein; the protein is MLNNPLLDKSLDFSVLIVLFYEAFSKTRRDTTIAKQLLRSATSVGANINEAVYGNSKADFISKLHIALKETGESIYWLTLLERTNLLEYDYQKPLSLANEIKYMLIASINTAKENK